A genomic stretch from Deltaproteobacteria bacterium includes:
- a CDS encoding Rne/Rng family ribonuclease — protein sequence MLINASDPEEIRVAIVENRRLEDFTLEAASRAQTKGNIYKGVISNIEASLQAAFVQYGVERQGFLPISEVHPEYFQKEVGEGTRPRIQDLLSRGQELLVQVAKEETGTKGAYLTTYISLPGRYLVLLPGQHQIGVSRKIEGEELRQRLKEIIQEFSLPPEIGLIVRTASANAKKRDLTKDFNYLMHTWEEIKKSAQVCEAPCLVYKELDLFIRTIRDYYTSEIKEILIDDPEIYRQIKDFFKIIAPKQSRVLKLYKGNRPLFENYHIEPQIEQIYHSQVPLPSGGSIVISPTEALVAIDVNSGRCLKPQNLEETAFKTNVEAAGEIARQLRLRDLAGLIVIDFIDMKDRKHRKEVEKVLKQALKLDKARVTVGQISKFGLLELSRQRLRPTVQFSTYGPCPFCEGLGLVKSPEASGLSFLRKISHEITQKDIQEVRAVLPSQVAYYLLNKKRPELLRLEKQFNLHLVLEGKEGLPWGEVQVEYIKRSLEPERAEVPAGGVEPLIDRKGAQNAQ from the coding sequence ATGCTGATCAACGCCAGCGACCCGGAGGAAATTAGGGTGGCTATCGTAGAGAATCGCCGTCTGGAGGATTTCACCTTGGAAGCAGCCAGCCGGGCGCAGACCAAAGGAAATATTTACAAAGGGGTCATCAGCAATATTGAAGCCAGTCTACAAGCCGCCTTTGTCCAGTATGGGGTCGAACGCCAGGGCTTTCTGCCGATTTCCGAGGTTCATCCGGAATACTTTCAAAAAGAGGTGGGGGAGGGAACCCGGCCCCGCATTCAGGATTTGCTCAGCCGTGGACAGGAACTGCTAGTACAGGTGGCCAAGGAGGAGACCGGCACCAAAGGGGCTTATCTAACCACTTACATTTCCTTGCCGGGTCGCTACCTGGTGCTATTGCCCGGGCAGCACCAGATTGGCGTCTCTCGCAAGATCGAAGGCGAAGAATTACGGCAGCGTCTGAAGGAGATTATTCAGGAGTTCTCTCTGCCGCCGGAAATCGGACTGATCGTCCGGACCGCCAGCGCTAACGCCAAAAAGCGGGACCTGACCAAAGATTTTAACTATCTAATGCACACCTGGGAGGAAATCAAAAAATCCGCGCAAGTTTGTGAGGCCCCTTGTCTGGTTTATAAAGAATTAGATCTGTTTATCCGGACCATCCGCGATTATTACACCTCGGAAATCAAAGAAATTCTCATTGATGACCCGGAGATTTATCGGCAGATCAAAGATTTTTTTAAGATCATCGCTCCCAAGCAGTCGCGGGTGCTGAAGCTTTATAAGGGCAACCGACCTCTCTTTGAAAATTATCACATCGAACCGCAGATTGAACAGATTTACCATAGCCAGGTTCCGCTGCCCTCCGGAGGCAGCATCGTCATCAGTCCCACCGAGGCCCTGGTGGCGATTGACGTCAACTCCGGACGCTGCCTAAAACCACAGAACCTGGAAGAAACCGCTTTTAAAACCAATGTTGAAGCCGCAGGGGAGATCGCCCGGCAATTGCGCCTGCGAGATCTGGCCGGACTGATCGTCATCGATTTTATCGACATGAAGGATCGCAAGCACCGGAAAGAGGTAGAAAAAGTCCTCAAACAGGCCCTGAAACTGGATAAGGCCCGGGTGACCGTGGGGCAAATTTCCAAGTTCGGCCTTCTGGAACTTTCCCGTCAACGCCTGCGACCGACCGTCCAATTTTCCACCTATGGACCCTGTCCCTTCTGCGAGGGGCTAGGGTTGGTCAAATCTCCGGAAGCCAGCGGCCTCAGTTTTCTCCGCAAAATTTCTCACGAGATCACCCAAAAGGATATCCAAGAGGTCCGGGCTGTGCTGCCTAGTCAGGTGGCCTATTACCTGCTTAATAAAAAACGCCCGGAGTTATTGCGGCTGGAAAAACAATTCAACCTGCATCTTGTTCTGGAAGGTAAAGAGGGTCTGCCTTGGGGCGAGGTCCAGGTAGAATATATCAAGCGCTCCCTCGAGCCCGAGAGAGCAGAGGTGCCGGCAGGCGGGGTTGAACCCTTAATCGACCGCAAAGG
- the tsaB gene encoding tRNA (adenosine(37)-N6)-threonylcarbamoyltransferase complex dimerization subunit type 1 TsaB, which translates to MKDLILAIDTACARGSLALLQGEHLLAEYTLESPASYLNRLLPGIDRLFQDTQRQLAEIRAVIVSSGPGNFTGLRIGMSTAKGLALGLECPIVAVPTLETLAANFPFTAHPICSVLDAKKNEVYAACYRCEQGFPELVGDYLLLTPAALADRLKEPTILTGPGLDRYGPFLQSQKTNLVLLAPPELRHLRAGVLARLGLKRLEQRQFGSIDQLTPFYLRPAEAELQRIQMR; encoded by the coding sequence TTGAAAGACTTGATTTTAGCCATCGACACTGCCTGTGCCCGGGGGAGCCTGGCTCTGCTCCAGGGTGAGCACCTTCTGGCAGAATACACCCTGGAAAGTCCGGCCTCCTATTTAAATCGGCTGCTCCCCGGCATCGACCGTCTGTTTCAAGATACCCAGCGGCAGTTGGCTGAGATCCGGGCGGTGATCGTCAGTTCTGGGCCAGGCAATTTTACCGGCCTGCGCATCGGTATGTCCACGGCCAAGGGCTTGGCCCTGGGGCTGGAATGTCCGATAGTTGCGGTCCCGACTCTGGAGACCTTGGCAGCCAATTTTCCTTTTACGGCGCACCCCATCTGTTCGGTGCTGGACGCCAAAAAAAATGAAGTTTACGCCGCCTGTTATCGGTGCGAGCAAGGATTTCCCGAACTTGTCGGGGACTATCTACTCTTAACCCCCGCGGCGCTGGCTGATCGCCTGAAGGAGCCGACGATCCTAACCGGCCCCGGTCTTGACCGCTATGGCCCTTTTCTACAATCCCAGAAAACCAACCTCGTCCTATTGGCGCCCCCCGAATTGCGGCACCTGCGGGCCGGCGTTCTGGCCCGGTTGGGCCTTAAACGACTGGAACAGAGACAGTTCGGGAGCATCGATCAACTAACGCCGTTTTATCTGCGTCCGGCCGAGGCCGAGTTGCAACGCATTCAGATGCGGTAA
- a CDS encoding GNAT family N-acetyltransferase yields the protein MEGFRKEGILKDGTRVILRPMNQDDREKLIDFFSRVTEEDRLYLRSDVRNPKIIDHWVKHIDYKKVFPLLAEVDGKIIGDATLHMRKTGWKRHLGNVRVVVAKEYQNKGLGTLLINELAELAGEFGLEKLFAEIYFNAPAALNAFKRAGFGVKAVFEDLVKDRYGRNADMIVMVCDIEARRDPMKAAAC from the coding sequence ATGGAAGGGTTTCGAAAAGAAGGAATACTCAAAGACGGCACTCGGGTGATCTTGCGTCCCATGAATCAGGACGACCGGGAAAAATTGATCGATTTTTTCTCCCGGGTGACAGAGGAAGACCGCTTATATCTGCGGAGCGATGTCCGTAACCCTAAAATCATCGACCATTGGGTCAAACATATCGATTATAAAAAGGTCTTTCCTTTGCTGGCCGAGGTGGACGGCAAGATCATCGGCGATGCCACTCTCCATATGCGCAAAACCGGCTGGAAACGCCACCTGGGGAATGTCCGGGTGGTGGTGGCCAAGGAATATCAGAATAAGGGCCTGGGAACCTTGCTGATTAATGAACTGGCCGAACTGGCCGGAGAATTCGGCTTGGAAAAGCTGTTTGCGGAAATCTATTTCAATGCCCCGGCCGCGTTGAATGCCTTTAAACGGGCCGGCTTTGGGGTCAAGGCGGTGTTTGAAGACTTGGTTAAAGACCGCTATGGCCGAAATGCCGATATGATCGTTATGGTCTGTGATATCGAGGCCCGCCGCGACCCTATGAAAGCAGCTGCGTGCTAA
- a CDS encoding metallophosphoesterase family protein has product MKIALISDVHANLEALEGVLMSIAQEGVDLIINLGDLVGYNADPNECVELIRCRQILSVAGNHDLAVSNPIQAQDFNIIAYQAIMWSIDQIEADNLHFLKNLPATLIIDNRFLACHGTPTSADAYISFPFQSRRIFNLIRRQLNPVQICFFGHTHKRALWYRDVRGKVALLPLKPGKIYLNQDCLYLINPGSVGQPRNHNPAASYALFDTQDYSVQFKLVPYDIKKTQRKILAAKLHPYLAERLAQGV; this is encoded by the coding sequence ATGAAAATCGCCCTCATCTCTGACGTCCATGCCAATCTCGAAGCCCTGGAAGGGGTCCTGATGTCAATTGCTCAGGAGGGGGTTGATCTGATCATCAATCTGGGAGATCTGGTTGGTTACAATGCCGATCCAAATGAATGTGTGGAGCTGATTCGCTGCCGCCAAATTCTTAGCGTCGCCGGCAACCATGATCTGGCCGTGAGCAACCCTATCCAGGCCCAGGACTTTAATATCATTGCTTATCAGGCGATTATGTGGTCCATCGATCAGATTGAAGCCGATAACCTGCACTTCTTAAAAAATCTGCCTGCTACCCTCATAATTGACAACCGCTTTCTGGCCTGTCATGGCACTCCCACCAGTGCCGATGCCTATATTTCCTTTCCATTTCAAAGCCGGCGGATCTTTAACTTGATCCGGCGGCAACTTAATCCAGTTCAGATCTGCTTTTTCGGGCACACTCATAAGCGCGCCCTGTGGTACCGGGATGTCCGCGGCAAAGTGGCGCTGCTGCCCCTTAAACCAGGAAAAATTTATCTAAACCAGGATTGTCTCTATCTGATCAACCCGGGCAGCGTCGGACAGCCTCGCAACCACAACCCGGCTGCGTCCTACGCCCTGTTTGATACCCAGGATTATTCTGTCCAGTTTAAACTAGTACCGTATGACATTAAGAAAACCCAGCGCAAGATTCTGGCCGCCAAATTACATCCATATCTGGCCGAACGTCTGGCTCAAGGGGTTTAA
- a CDS encoding RNB domain-containing ribonuclease, whose amino-acid sequence MEVNKIIEFFEERKILCGICLEDRGDRLRLLSENNREMTLSRQRIIHSSPSPYDSQLPRQQLLAHLKAVAQRREAWKQEIPVEELWELLVDDQETFTVQQLAETWFGAEVSPDQVAALGRALFEDRLFFKHKGGLWTPHPAETVESLREKHRRQQEREQELQTAANWLKAAWEGREITDPFWRSRLIEVLKDMVVFGPEGHYYQSGKEYLQRAKLVKPEAPFRLLVALGVFQEDENLDLYRLAVPQDFPPQAQSAALALSRSEYFVDLYADLRLDLTEEDIITIDGEQTRDFDDALSLKRVPGGWQLGVHIADVSSYVRTGDLLDSLALERGTSIYLPDQRIPMLPETLSENTLSLLANKPRLTLSFFALLNEAAEILDWHIVPSRIQVQRQLTYHQADLLLAQNNTLAALERLCSRLRDRRLAQGGINLQLPEVMVNIDPRGQISVQLEDSETPSRQMVSEAMVLANRLAAQFLAEHGVPAIYRVQPPPREELNRQVPPTLLQLWQNRRCLSRVVLDLEPQPHWGLGLPAYTTISSPIRRYLDLIMHRQILSTINGHLPAYRQDELEAILTQLDPALRRAGQLKARRLRYWLLKYLSTRLGQKMPAVVIDQLANRYRLLLTDLLLEVDLPAPPSLNLIIGDQVNVRPDRVNPQEDVVKVSLA is encoded by the coding sequence ATGGAAGTTAATAAAATTATTGAGTTTTTTGAAGAAAGAAAAATCCTTTGTGGTATCTGTTTGGAGGACCGCGGGGACCGGCTGCGGTTACTTTCAGAAAACAACCGGGAAATGACCCTTTCGCGCCAGCGGATCATCCATTCCTCGCCCAGTCCCTATGATTCCCAACTTCCCCGCCAGCAGTTGCTGGCGCATTTAAAGGCCGTGGCCCAGCGGCGGGAGGCCTGGAAGCAGGAAATCCCTGTAGAAGAATTGTGGGAGTTACTGGTCGATGATCAGGAGACCTTCACCGTGCAGCAGCTAGCCGAAACCTGGTTCGGCGCCGAGGTCAGCCCGGATCAGGTGGCGGCCTTGGGGCGGGCCCTGTTTGAGGATCGGTTATTCTTTAAACACAAGGGTGGCTTATGGACGCCGCACCCCGCCGAAACGGTTGAAAGTTTGCGGGAAAAACACCGCCGCCAGCAGGAACGGGAGCAGGAACTGCAAACCGCGGCCAACTGGCTCAAAGCGGCCTGGGAGGGCCGGGAGATTACTGACCCGTTCTGGCGCTCCCGTCTGATCGAAGTGCTTAAGGACATGGTGGTTTTCGGTCCCGAGGGTCATTATTACCAGTCGGGTAAAGAATATCTGCAGCGGGCCAAGCTAGTTAAGCCTGAAGCTCCGTTTCGACTCCTGGTGGCTTTAGGGGTCTTCCAAGAAGATGAGAACCTGGACCTTTATCGCTTGGCGGTCCCGCAGGATTTTCCTCCACAGGCCCAGAGCGCGGCACTGGCTTTAAGCCGCTCGGAGTATTTTGTAGATCTTTATGCCGATCTTCGTCTTGACCTGACTGAGGAAGACATTATCACCATCGATGGCGAGCAGACCCGGGACTTTGATGATGCCTTGAGTCTGAAGCGGGTACCGGGGGGGTGGCAGTTGGGGGTCCACATCGCCGATGTCTCTTCTTATGTGAGGACAGGCGATCTGTTGGACAGCCTGGCGCTGGAGCGAGGCACTTCAATCTACCTGCCGGATCAGCGTATCCCGATGCTGCCCGAAACCTTATCGGAAAACACTTTAAGCCTGCTGGCCAATAAGCCTCGGTTGACTCTGAGCTTTTTCGCGCTCTTGAATGAGGCTGCCGAAATCCTGGACTGGCACATCGTTCCCTCCCGCATCCAGGTGCAGCGGCAACTAACCTACCACCAGGCTGATCTGTTGTTGGCCCAGAATAATACTCTGGCGGCTTTGGAGCGCCTGTGTAGCCGCCTGCGGGACCGGCGTCTGGCTCAGGGGGGGATTAACCTGCAACTCCCCGAAGTGATGGTAAATATTGATCCTCGGGGGCAGATAAGCGTGCAGTTGGAGGATAGCGAAACCCCCAGCCGGCAAATGGTCTCCGAGGCCATGGTGCTGGCCAACAGGCTGGCCGCCCAATTTCTGGCCGAACACGGGGTCCCGGCGATTTATCGGGTTCAGCCCCCGCCGCGGGAAGAGCTTAATCGGCAAGTGCCGCCGACCCTGTTGCAACTCTGGCAGAATCGCCGTTGTCTGAGCCGGGTGGTCCTGGATCTGGAACCGCAGCCTCATTGGGGGCTGGGCCTGCCGGCTTATACCACCATCAGTTCGCCGATCCGCCGCTATCTGGACCTAATTATGCATCGCCAGATTCTATCTACCATCAATGGCCATTTGCCAGCTTATCGCCAAGATGAGCTGGAAGCCATCCTGACGCAGCTGGATCCGGCCCTGCGCCGGGCTGGACAGCTCAAAGCCCGACGCTTGCGCTACTGGCTGTTAAAATACCTCAGCACCCGATTGGGGCAGAAGATGCCTGCCGTGGTCATTGATCAGTTGGCCAACCGCTATCGGTTGCTTTTAACTGACCTATTGCTGGAAGTGGACCTACCCGCGCCCCCCTCCCTGAACCTGATCATCGGCGATCAGGTAAACGTGCGTCCGGATCGGGTTAACCCTCAGGAAGATGTGGTAAAAGTCAGCTTGGCTTAA